In the Blattabacterium sp. (Blattella germanica) str. Bge genome, TGGGCGAATAAAAATTCCAACCAACTCTATAGGAGCTAATAAAAATCTAATTCCTATTGGAACCCCTGGCATCCAAAAAGTATGTTTCCAATAACTTAGACTAGCATTGATATTCGTTATGATAAATGTAGTTATAGCTAAAGTCAATGTAACATTTATGTTTCCTGTAACATTTGGAAATCCTGGTATAAGACCCATTAAATTATTAAATAATATAAAAAAAAAGGATGTTAATAAAAAAGGAAAATAGGTTTTATACTTTTTTTCTCCAATATTAGGAATTGCTATTTCATCACGTATAAACAAAATTAAAAATTCTAAAAAAATACCTAAACTCCATTTGAGTTGACTCTTTTCATTATAACTATGTTTCATTCTAATGAAAAGATAACATAACAAAAAAAAAGAAATCAAAATAGCAACTACATTTTTTGTAATAGAAAAATCCCAAGGCTTTTCATTAATTGGAATTCCTTTTTCATCTATATGAAATGTTCCAACGGAATTTGTGTTATATATTTTTCCTTGAAACATTTTATAATATCCATGTTTTCCTTTGACCACTTTTTCACATGATAATTTCGATGAAGAAAAAATTTCTAAACCATGATTCCACAAAATAACAGGTAAAGATAAAACAATACCATGATTGTGAGACCCTGCAATATGCCATTCATGAGAATCACTTACATGTTCAAAAATAGTATTGGCTACATTCATTTTATTTTCCTGATGTTTTTCATATTTTACTTCTTGAGCCTTAGTATCAGCATACAAGATGAAAGACAAAAACAAGAATAATAAATTTTTTGAAATCATTTATTAAAAATCAAAAAACAGGAAACAAATTTAGATTTTTTCCAAAAAAAAGTGTTGTTTTTTTTCAAAATAATTTTTTCAACAAATTGGGTTTCCATTTTTTTGAATTGAAAGAGTACATTTGTATACATTTTTTTATGAAATTTTATTTATTTAACAAAATAATGAAGGAAGAAACAAAGCTCATTCAAAACATCTTATCAGATCCTCTTACAGGTGCCATATCCACACCAATATATCAAACTTCAACTTATGTACAGGAATCTCCTGGAGTTCATAAAGGATTTGATTATACAAGAACAAATAATCCTACAAGAAAAATATTGGAGGAATTAATTACTGATTTAGAATATGGTTATGCTAGTTTAGCATTTTCTTCAGGATTAGCATCTGTAGATGCCGTTTTAAAGTTATTAGAATGTGGAGATGAAATAGTAGCTGTAGATGATATTTATGGAGGGACTTTTCGTTTATTGAATTTGTATAAAAAATTAGGACTTAGTACTAAATTTGTAGATACAACCGATGCAGAAAAAACGATATCAGCAGTTTCTAATAATACAAAATTGGTTTGGATGGAAAGTCCTACGAATCCAACATTAAAAATATCTGATATAGAATATATTAGTGAAAAATCTAAGAAAAAAAATCCAGAAGTATTGGTTGTGGTAGATAATACTTTTGCCTCTCCTGCTATTCAAAATCCTATCAAATTAGGAGCAGATATTATTATTCATAGTGCCACAAAATATTTAGCAGGACATTCAGATGTGTTAGCTGGATTGATTACAGTAAAAGATCCAGACTTATATGAAAAATTGAAATACATACAAAATGCAAGTGGAGGAGTTTTATCTCCTATTGATTGTTGGTTAACAATAAGAGGAAGTCAAACTTTGTATTTACGTGTTCAAAAACAATCTCAAAATGCATTTCAAGTTGCTACTTTTTTAGAAAAGAAAAAAGATTCCTGTATTGATAAAGTTTATTATCCTGGATTATCACATCATAAAAATCATTTGATAGCTGTTAAACAACAACGATATTTTGGAGGAATTGTTTCTTTTAGTTTAAAAAATGATACAATAGAATCAGCAAAAAAAATTGTAACATCAACAAAATTATTTAAGTTAGCAGAAAGTTTAGGAGGAACAAAAAGTTTAATTTGTCATCCGGCGACTATGACTCATAAGTCTACCCCTTTGGGAATTAGAATTAATGCTGGAATACAGAATTCTCTCATTCGTTTATCTCTTGGTATAGAAAACGTAGAAGATCTTATAGAAGATATAGATCAAGCATTGCGTTAAAATAATTTATCATCATGAAATGGAATCCCTATGGAGGATAATTCCTCGCGGATTTTATCCGATACTATCCAATTTTTTTGTTTTCTTGCTTCTGCACGGAATTTTATCAATCTTTTGACAAGTATTTTCAATTTTTTTTCAGAAGAATTTGTTTTTTGTTCTTGGTCTTGAAGACCAAGAATATCAAAAACAAAATAAGTCATATATTTTTTCAATAAATAAGATTTTTCTATCTCATTCAAAGAATTGATAACATGAGTAGCTTTAAATAAATGAGAAATCAATAGAGGAATGTTAAAATCGTCATCGATTGCTTTATAACAATCTTTAATCCAATCATACACATTAAAAACATTATGATTTTTTTTTGATATATTTGGATCAAAATTTTTTAATTTATTTATAGCTTTCATGATTTTATTATATCCCTTTTCTGCATTCATGAGTCCTTCTTTAGAAAAATCCATGACGCTTCTATAATGGGATTGTAAAATAAAAAATCTAAGAATACTAGGAGAAAAAGGTTTTTTATAAAATTGAATGACATCTTTTAAAATCAAAAAATTTCCTGTGGATTTACTCATTTTTTTTCCATTTAAAGTTAACATATTGGTATGCATCCAATAATGTGCAAGATAGCTTTTGTTATAAATAGCTGTAGCTTGTGCTAATTCACATTCATGATGAGGAAATTTGAGATCGATCCCCCCTCCGTGAATATCAAAAGTGACTCCTAAATATTTTGTACTCATAGCAGTACATTCTATATGCCAACCAGGAAATCCTTTTCCCCATGGAGAATTCCAACTCATAATATGGCCAGAATGAGCTCTTTTCCAAAGAGAAAAAATCTTGTGGATTACGTTTTTCTCCTGAAAATTGAATTCTTTATTAAAAAGTTTATCGATTTTGTTTTTACTAAGAATTCCGTAAGAATATAATTTTCCATATTCTTTCAAATTAAAATAAACAGAACCGTTTATTTCATATGCTAAATTTTTAGCAATTAACTTTTCAATCATATCTATTTGTTCTATGATATGACCCGTAGCTGTAGGCTCTATGTTTGGAGGTTGAACATTTAAAATATTTAATAAATTATGAAAAGAAAGAGTATATTTTTGAACAATTTCCATAGGTTCAAGTCCTTCAATTCGAGATTTTTTAGAAATTTTATCTTCTAAATCATTTTCTTCATTTTCTAAATGGCCAACGTCGGTAATGTTTCTAACATAACGAACTTTATAACCTAAATGTTTTAAATAGCGAAAAACAACATCAAATGATATGAAAGTACGACAATTTCCCAAATGTAAATGATTGTAAACTGTAGGCCCACAAACATAAATTCCTACATATTCCTCATGAATCGGTTTAAATAATTCTTTTTTCCCTGTTAAGGAATTATATATTTTTAAATTGTTTCGTCCATAATTTATTTCTCTCATTTCCATTTTTTAAGAAATTCCAATGTGATGAAGAAATTCTCTTCTAATTTCTGAATTTTTTTTGAAAGATCCTACTAATTCCGTTGTTACTGTACTACTATCTATATCTCGAATTCCACGAGAATTGACACATAAGTGTTTTGCTTTTATTACACAAGCAACATCTTGTGTTTTTAACATTTTTTGTAAAGATTCGACAATTTGCATAGTCAAACGTTCTTGAACTTGTGGTCTTTTTGCATAAAAATTCACAATTCTATTAATTTTAGAAAGTCCAATAACCTTTCCATTAGAAATATAACCAACATGAGCTTTTCCGACAATAGGAAGAAAATGATGTTCACAAGTCGAGTAAACTGTTATATTTTTTTCTATCAACATTTGATTGTATTTATATTTATTATCAAAAATAGAAAGGGTCGGAGTATTTTTAGGGTTAAGACCACTAAATATTTCTTGAATAAACATTTTAGCCACACGTTTGGGAGTGCGACGTAAACTATCATCATTCATATCTAAACCTAATGTTTCCATAATCTGGAAAAAATGTTCTTCTATTTTTTCAATTTTTTCTTCATCATTCATCAAAAAATTATTTTTTTGTGAAATACTTTTACTATTGACTAAATTATTATTATTCAAAATATAATTTTGATCAGTGTTTTTTAAAATTTTTTTCTGTTTTTCTTTCATCATAAAATGAACTTAATCCATGCCGAGCATAGGTAGACAAAGTTACGAAGTTGTACTTTTATTTTTATTTCAGAAAGGAAGGAATTTTGCAAACAGGAATAAGTATCATTTTGTGCTTATTTTTTTGATTTAAGATTTTATATTTTTTGAAAATATCGTATTCTTTTTCTTTATAAAAGTTAGAACCTTTTTTTTTTGTTATTTTCATAGCCCACTCCAATTGTTCATAACTAGCTCCTAGTTGCTCTTCATCCGATCGTTGATCTTCCCAAAGTCCATCCATAGGTTTTACTTTTTGAATTTCTTCTGCAATATTTAATTCTTTGGCAAGAAAACGAACTTCACTTTTAGTTAAATCTGCTATAGGGTGTAAATCGACTCCACCATCTCCATATTTTGTAAAAAAACCTACCCCAAAATCTTCCACTTTATTTCCAGTTCCAACAACAAGATAATTTTTCATGTTAGCGTAGTAGTATAAAGTTAACATTCTCAAACGAGCTTGAACATTAGCTAATGCTAAAGAGGATTTTTCATTTTTTTTTTCAATGATATGACAAAAAGAAGTAAATAAAATTGATAAATCTTTTTTGAGATAAGAAACGTTTGAAAATTTATCAGTTAAAAATTTTGCATGTTTTATAGATAAACAATTTTTTCTATTTTCTAAAATAGGCATTTCTAGTATGATGGTAGGAAATTTAGTCATAGACACTAAACAAGAAGTTACGGAAGAATCTATTCCTCCAGATATTCCAATTATAAAACCATTTGATTGAGATTTATGAATATATTCTTTTAACCAGGATATAATATATTTGATTATCTTTTTTGTTTTCATTATTTATAGAAAAAATTTATATGTCTTTAATTCTAAATTTAGAAACTTCTACTAAAAACTGTTCAGTAAGTATAGCCAAAAACGGAATATGCATAGTTTATGTAGAAGAATGTTCAAAAAAATATTTCCATTCAGAAAAATTACATACATTTATACAATATGCTACAGAAATTTCTAAAATACGTCTTAAAGATTTAAAATCTGTTTGTGTCAGTAAAGGGCCAGGTTCGTATACTTCTTTAAGAATCGGCTTATCGGCAGCTAAAGGTTTGTGTTATTCTTTAGAAATTCCTTTATTATCTGTAGATTCTTTAACCATTATGAGTCAAAAAATAAATATAAAAAGTGGATTTTTGATTCCAATGATACATGCTAAATCGGATTTATTTTATACTTCATTATTCAATAAATCAAAGAAGAGATTGAGTTCGATTTTGATAAAAAAAATTCATGACGATTTTTTTACATATTTAACAAAAAGTGAAAAGATATATTTTATAGGTAATATTGATTTTTTTGGTGAAAAATTATTTTCTAATAACAGGTTTTTTACTAAAGTTTATCCATCTGCAATGGATATGTCTTTCATTTCCTACGTTAAATTTTGTAATAAAAAATTCGACGACATTGAAAAATTGACCCCTTCTTATTTCTAATTTATAGAATAATGATTTAAATCCATAATTTTTTGAAAAAGATCATTAGAATTGGAACACGAAACAGTCCTTTAGCTGTTTTTCAAGCACAAAAAGTTCAAAAATTACTTAAAAAAGAAGGATATTTTTCTCACTTATTTAAAATAAAATCTGAAGGAGATTTGATTCAAAATGTTCCTATTCATGCTTTAAAACATGTAGGAGTTTTTACAAAAAAATTAACTAATATTATGCTTTCAGGAGAAATTGATATGGCTGTTCATTCTTTAAAAGATGTTCCTATTAATTTACCTGAAGGAATTATTTTATCTGCTTTTTTAAAAAGAGAAAGTTTTTTTGACTCACTAGTGTATAAAGGGTCTAGTGATTTTTTATATGATCCAAAAATTCATGCAGTGATAGCTACTGGAAGTATTAGAAGAAGTGCTTTTTGGAAAAATCGCTATCCACATCATGGATTGATTGATTTAAGAGGAAATATAAATACTAGATTGAAAAAATTACAAAATAGTTCTTGGAAAGGCGCTCTTTTTGCTCAAGTTGGGTTGGAACGTTTAGGAATATTAAATAATTTTAAATGTTTGAATTGTAAAATTTTAGATTGGATGATTCCTTCTCCAGGACAAGGGATCATTGTAGTATCGACTCTTGAAAAGAAAGATTCAATCAATTCTTTAATTAAAAAATTAGATGATATAGAAACCAGATTGTCTGCGAATATTGAACGTCAGTTTTTAAAAACTTTAGGAGGAGGATGTATCAGTCCAATAGGAGCTCATGCCAAGATAAAAAATAAAATAATTTATTTTACTGGAATGTTGCTCAGTTTAGACGGAATGCATAAAATAAAAAAAACTAGAATAGGGACTAATTATGACCTAATTGGATTTCAATGTGCTGAAGAAATTTTAAAAGAAGGAGGAAGAGAAATATTAGAGGGAATAAAAAACAATATTTCATAAATTTTTTCAATCTAGTATTTATATTTCCTCAAAAACCATGATTCAAATTAAATTCCGAAATCTTTTAGAGATCGCTACTCCAATTATATTTTTTTATATCATTGTTTCTTTAGGATG is a window encoding:
- the atpB gene encoding F0F1 ATP synthase subunit A, with translation MFLSFILYADTKAQEVKYEKHQENKMNVANTIFEHVSDSHEWHIAGSHNHGIVLSLPVILWNHGLEIFSSSKLSCEKVVKGKHGYYKMFQGKIYNTNSVGTFHIDEKGIPINEKPWDFSITKNVVAILISFFLLCYLFIRMKHSYNEKSQLKWSLGIFLEFLILFIRDEIAIPNIGEKKYKTYFPFLLTSFFFILFNNLMGLIPGFPNVTGNINVTLTLAITTFIITNINASLSYWKHTFWMPGVPIGIRFLLAPIELVGIFIRPLTLCIRLFANITAGHIIILSFICLIFIFKNFFIAGFSIIFGFFISMLEIMVAFLQAFIFTTLSALLIGMAIKNYENETH
- a CDS encoding PLP-dependent aspartate aminotransferase family protein → MKEETKLIQNILSDPLTGAISTPIYQTSTYVQESPGVHKGFDYTRTNNPTRKILEELITDLEYGYASLAFSSGLASVDAVLKLLECGDEIVAVDDIYGGTFRLLNLYKKLGLSTKFVDTTDAEKTISAVSNNTKLVWMESPTNPTLKISDIEYISEKSKKKNPEVLVVVDNTFASPAIQNPIKLGADIIIHSATKYLAGHSDVLAGLITVKDPDLYEKLKYIQNASGGVLSPIDCWLTIRGSQTLYLRVQKQSQNAFQVATFLEKKKDSCIDKVYYPGLSHHKNHLIAVKQQRYFGGIVSFSLKNDTIESAKKIVTSTKLFKLAESLGGTKSLICHPATMTHKSTPLGIRINAGIQNSLIRLSLGIENVEDLIEDIDQALR
- the cysS gene encoding cysteine--tRNA ligase — translated: MEMREINYGRNNLKIYNSLTGKKELFKPIHEEYVGIYVCGPTVYNHLHLGNCRTFISFDVVFRYLKHLGYKVRYVRNITDVGHLENEENDLEDKISKKSRIEGLEPMEIVQKYTLSFHNLLNILNVQPPNIEPTATGHIIEQIDMIEKLIAKNLAYEINGSVYFNLKEYGKLYSYGILSKNKIDKLFNKEFNFQEKNVIHKIFSLWKRAHSGHIMSWNSPWGKGFPGWHIECTAMSTKYLGVTFDIHGGGIDLKFPHHECELAQATAIYNKSYLAHYWMHTNMLTLNGKKMSKSTGNFLILKDVIQFYKKPFSPSILRFFILQSHYRSVMDFSKEGLMNAEKGYNKIMKAINKLKNFDPNISKKNHNVFNVYDWIKDCYKAIDDDFNIPLLISHLFKATHVINSLNEIEKSYLLKKYMTYFVFDILGLQDQEQKTNSSEKKLKILVKRLIKFRAEARKQKNWIVSDKIREELSSIGIPFHDDKLF
- the folE gene encoding GTP cyclohydrolase I FolE, producing the protein MMKEKQKKILKNTDQNYILNNNNLVNSKSISQKNNFLMNDEEKIEKIEEHFFQIMETLGLDMNDDSLRRTPKRVAKMFIQEIFSGLNPKNTPTLSIFDNKYKYNQMLIEKNITVYSTCEHHFLPIVGKAHVGYISNGKVIGLSKINRIVNFYAKRPQVQERLTMQIVESLQKMLKTQDVACVIKAKHLCVNSRGIRDIDSSTVTTELVGSFKKNSEIRREFLHHIGIS
- the nadE gene encoding NAD(+) synthase, which encodes MKTKKIIKYIISWLKEYIHKSQSNGFIIGISGGIDSSVTSCLVSMTKFPTIILEMPILENRKNCLSIKHAKFLTDKFSNVSYLKKDLSILFTSFCHIIEKKNEKSSLALANVQARLRMLTLYYYANMKNYLVVGTGNKVEDFGVGFFTKYGDGGVDLHPIADLTKSEVRFLAKELNIAEEIQKVKPMDGLWEDQRSDEEQLGASYEQLEWAMKITKKKGSNFYKEKEYDIFKKYKILNQKNKHKMILIPVCKIPSFLK
- the tsaB gene encoding tRNA (adenosine(37)-N6)-threonylcarbamoyltransferase complex dimerization subunit type 1 TsaB, with amino-acid sequence MSLILNLETSTKNCSVSIAKNGICIVYVEECSKKYFHSEKLHTFIQYATEISKIRLKDLKSVCVSKGPGSYTSLRIGLSAAKGLCYSLEIPLLSVDSLTIMSQKINIKSGFLIPMIHAKSDLFYTSLFNKSKKRLSSILIKKIHDDFFTYLTKSEKIYFIGNIDFFGEKLFSNNRFFTKVYPSAMDMSFISYVKFCNKKFDDIEKLTPSYF
- the hemC gene encoding hydroxymethylbilane synthase, with product MKKIIRIGTRNSPLAVFQAQKVQKLLKKEGYFSHLFKIKSEGDLIQNVPIHALKHVGVFTKKLTNIMLSGEIDMAVHSLKDVPINLPEGIILSAFLKRESFFDSLVYKGSSDFLYDPKIHAVIATGSIRRSAFWKNRYPHHGLIDLRGNINTRLKKLQNSSWKGALFAQVGLERLGILNNFKCLNCKILDWMIPSPGQGIIVVSTLEKKDSINSLIKKLDDIETRLSANIERQFLKTLGGGCISPIGAHAKIKNKIIYFTGMLLSLDGMHKIKKTRIGTNYDLIGFQCAEEILKEGGREILEGIKNNIS